From one Gracilimonas sp. genomic stretch:
- a CDS encoding mechanosensitive ion channel domain-containing protein → MRMHKNILMPLVLLTLNISWAGSLFGQNSTAADTSAVQDTTITQKVDSLVNDRLARLDSLTKKLEQQFGFSGDSTSVSGDAEQALAQLEQVISWPKIIMIILFFIATYYVTSFISTILGNFSERISKYRLRIKRMVPIIRVVLWTLAIYVAIAGIIQPPYATIITVMASVGIAVGLASQDVLKNLFGGVMLILDRPFQVGDKIQFADHYGEVQQIGLRSSRIVTPGDSVVTIPNGELIRTAVSNANTGALDCLVVTNIFLPAECPVEEVKEVAYKAVIASRFVFLKKPISIMTENEMHERRFVIKLKVKAYVLDIRYEFPFQSDVTELILTELKKRDIIRDETLHQEITGD, encoded by the coding sequence ATGAGAATGCATAAAAACATATTGATGCCTTTGGTTCTGTTGACGCTCAACATAAGCTGGGCAGGAAGTTTATTTGGCCAGAACTCCACTGCTGCCGATACTTCTGCTGTTCAGGATACCACGATAACACAAAAAGTAGATTCGCTTGTTAATGATCGGTTAGCCCGTCTTGATTCTCTCACTAAAAAATTGGAGCAACAGTTCGGGTTTTCAGGAGATTCCACCTCTGTATCAGGGGATGCTGAACAGGCCTTAGCTCAGCTTGAACAGGTTATATCATGGCCAAAAATCATAATGATTATCCTGTTTTTTATAGCCACCTATTATGTGACATCATTCATTAGTACCATTTTGGGTAACTTTTCTGAACGGATATCCAAATACCGGCTCCGGATAAAGCGGATGGTTCCCATAATTCGGGTGGTGCTATGGACCCTGGCTATTTACGTGGCGATCGCCGGAATTATTCAGCCACCCTATGCTACCATCATCACGGTGATGGCTTCAGTAGGTATTGCTGTTGGGCTTGCTTCACAGGATGTGCTTAAAAATTTATTTGGCGGGGTGATGCTGATTCTGGACCGACCATTTCAGGTAGGGGATAAAATACAGTTTGCCGATCATTATGGGGAAGTGCAGCAAATTGGGTTGCGTTCAAGCCGCATTGTGACGCCGGGAGATTCCGTAGTCACGATTCCTAATGGAGAGCTTATCAGGACGGCTGTATCCAATGCCAATACCGGCGCTTTAGACTGTCTGGTGGTTACAAATATCTTTTTGCCTGCAGAATGCCCGGTTGAGGAGGTGAAGGAAGTAGCTTATAAAGCCGTGATTGCTTCCCGCTTTGTATTCCTGAAAAAACCGATCAGTATTATGACAGAGAATGAGATGCACGAACGGCGGTTTGTTATTAAGCTGAAAGTAAAAGCATATGTACTCGATATCCGTTATGAGTTTCCATTTCAGAGCGATGTTACTGAGTTAATCTTGACTGAACTGAAAAAGCGGGACATCATACGAGATGAGACTTTACATCAGGAAATTACAGGGGATTAA